In Erigeron canadensis isolate Cc75 chromosome 7, C_canadensis_v1, whole genome shotgun sequence, one DNA window encodes the following:
- the LOC122606509 gene encoding eukaryotic translation initiation factor 3 subunit A-like has protein sequence MATFAKPENALKRAEELINVGQKQDALQALHDLITSKRYRAWQKTHEKIMFKYIELCVDMRRGRFAKDGLIQYRIICQQVNVNSLEEVIKHFMDLSTKRAELARTQAQALEEALDVDDLEADKRPEDLMLSYVSGEKGKDRSDRELVTPWFKFLWETYRTVLEILRNNSKLMSLYADTAHRAFQFCKQYKRTTEFRRLCEIIRNHLANLNKFRDQRDRPDLTAPESLHFYLDTRFEQLKVATELELWQEAFRSVEDIYGLTSMVKKMPKSSLMAVYYAKLTEIFWISSSHLYHAYAWFKLFQLQKSFNKNLNQKDLQLIASSVLLAALAAPPYDHLKTASHLELEHEKERTLRMYNLIGFNIDAKLETREVLSRSSLLADLVSKGVMTYVTQEVKDLYHILENEFLPLDLASKVQPLLAKIAKLGGKISSASSVPEVQLSHYVPALEKVATLRLLQQVSQVYQTMKVETLSKTVPFFDFSAVERISVDAVKHNFIAMKVDHMKGAIIFGDLDFESDYLQDHLSVLAVGLNKSRSMIYPSQSKASKLGAMLPSLADIIDKEHKKLLARKSIIEKRKEEQERHLLEKEREEESKRLKQKKKTEEAEQKRLATEFEERKHQRIKREIEEREREEAQALLNDVEKIIRNKKRKPLIEGEKVTKQSLMELAMQEQLRERQEMEKKMQKLIKTMDHFERAKREEAAPLIEAAFRRRLAEEKLLHEREQQLEVELSRERHDGDVKEKYRLARVMDHKMEFQERVVNRRQAEYNRMKADREERISQIVRARKEERDIKRKMLFYVKTEEERLNRLREEEEARKREEAERRKKEEAVHRAKMDEIAERQRKREQELEERERLRKEAILRGTPFDGPTKPEIPAAAAPPVAAPAASVAAAAGQAGGSKYVPPKFRRSGLTEPVAPPPAQSDKWGGAKQDDRGAQPSGDKWRPSFGSGSGASTGTKSWSSSKYSR, from the exons ATGGCGACTTTTGCTAAACCCGAGAATGCGTTGAAACGAGCAGAAG AATTGATAAATGTTGGGCAGAAACAAGATGCACTTCAAGCTCTTCATGATCTTATTACATCAAAGAGGTACAGGGCATGGCAGAAAACACATGAGAAGATCATGTTCAAGTATATCGAGCTTTGTGTAGACATGAGGCGGGGTAGATTTGCCAAAGATGGTCTGATTCAGTACCGCATAATTTGTCAGCAAGTTAACGTCAATTCGTTAGAGGAAGTCATAAAACACTTTATGGATCTTTCAACTAAGAGGGCTGAGCTGGCCCGTACCCAAGCACAGGCATTAGAAGAAGCTTTGGATGTTGATGATCTCGAAGCTGATAAAAGGCCAGAAGATCTAATGCTGAGTTATGTTAGTGGTGAAAAGGGAAAGGATCGTTCGGATAGGGAGCTTGTGACCCCGTGGTTTAAGTTCTTGTGGGAGACTTATAGAACAGTTCTCGAGATTCTGCGAAACAACTCCAAGTTGATGTCTCTGTATGCA GACACCGCACATCGTGCTTTTCAGTTTTGCAAACAATATAAAAGGACAACTGAGTTTCGAAGGCTGTGTGAGATAATCAGAAATCACCTTGCAAATCTTAACAAGTTCAGAGACCAGAGGGATAGGCCTGACCTAACGGCTCCTGAAAGTCTACATTTTTATCTTGATACAAGATTTGAGCAGCTTAAAGTTGCAACAGAGCTTGAACTCTGGCAG GAAGCCTTTCGCTCAGTAGAAGATATATATGGGCTGACAAGCATGGTTAAGAAAATGCCAAAATCTTCCTTGATGGCTGTTTATTATGCAAAGTTGACCGAGATCTTTTGGATCTCTTCAAGTCATCTGTATCATGCTTATGCATggttcaaactttttcaacttcaAAAGAGTTTCAACAAGAATCTGAACCAAAAAGATCTGCAGTTGATTGCATCATCTGTTCTGTTAGCTGCACTTGCAGCTCCACCCTATGATCACCTGAAAACTGCATCTCATTTAGAACTAGAACATGAAAAGGAGCGAACTCTAAGGATGTACAATCTTATTGGATTTAATATAGATGCAAAGCTTGAAACAAGAGAAGTG CTCTCTCGGTCATCCCTTCTTGCAGATCTG GTTTCAAAAGGGGTAATGACATATGTAACTCAGGAAGTAAAGGATCTCTACCATATTCTTGAAAATGAATTTTTGCCATTGGATTTGGCATCAAAAGTTCAGCCTTTGTTGGCAAAGATAGCGAAACTTGGGGGGAAAATATCTTCAGCATCTTCTGTACCAGAAGTACAGCTTTCTCACTATGTTCCTGCTTTGGAAAAAGTAGCTACCTTAAGGCTGCTGCAACAG GTGTCCCAAGTATATCAGAcaatgaaagttgaaactttGTCAAAAACGGTTCCTTTCTTTGACTTCTCGGCCGTTGAGAGGATCTCTGTCGATGCCGTCAAACATAATTTCATTGCTATGAAGGTTGACCATATGAAGGGTGCAATTATATTTGGTGACTTG GATTTTGAATCTGATTATCTGCAAGATCACTTAAGTGTCTTGGCTGTCGGTTTGAATAAATCAAGGTCAATGATTTATCCTTCTCAATCGAAAGCATCAAAACTAGGTGCTATGCTTCCGAGTTTGGCAGATATTATTGATAAAGAGCACAAAAAGCTTCTTGCTAGGAAGTCAATTATTGAGAAACGCAAGGAAGAACAAGAACGTCACCTACTTGAGAAG GAACGGGAAGAGGAGTCAAAAAGACTAAAACAGAAGAAGAAAACTGAAGAGGCAGAACAGAAAAGACTTGCAACTGAATTTGAAGAAAGGAAGCACCAACGTATTAAAAGGGAAATTGAGGAGAGAGAGCGTGAAGAAGCACAAGCTTTACTAAATGATGTTGAAAAGATCATTAGAAACAAGAAAAGGAAGCCACTCATTGAAGGG GAGAAAGTGACAAAGCAGAGTCTGATGGAGTTAGCAATGCAGGAGCAACTTAGAGAGAGGCaagaaatggaaaagaaaatgcaaaaactaattaaaactaTGGATCACTTTGAAAGAGCAAAGAGGGAAGAGGCAGCACCTTTGATTGAAGCTGCATTTCGAAGGCGTTTAGCTGAAGAGAAGCTTCTTCATGAACGGGAACAACAG CTTGAGGTCGAGCTGAGCAGGGAGCGTCATGATGGAGATGTAAAAGAGAAGTATAGACTTGCTCGTGTTATGGACCATAag ATGGAATTTCAAGAGAGAGTTGTCAATCGTCGTCAGGCCGAGTACAACAGAATGAAAGCGGACAGGGAAGAACGGATTAGCCAAATAGTCAGGGCACGTAAAGAAGAGAGGGACATCAAGAGGAAAATGTTGTTTTATGTCAAGACCGAAGAGGAAAGGCTCAACAGGTTGCGCGAAGAGGAGGAAGCTCGCAAACGTGAAG AGGCTGAAAGGCGAAAGAAGGAGGAAGCTGTGCATAGGGCAAAGATGGATGAAATTGCTGAAAGACAAAGGAAGAGAGAACAAGAACTGGAAGAAAGAGAGAGGCTACGTAAGGAAGCTATATTAAGAGGAACTCCATTTGACGGCCCAACTAAGCCTGAGATTCCAGCTGCTGCGGCTCCGCCAGTAGCAGCACCAGCAGCTTCAGTTGCGGCAGCTGCTGGTCAAGCTGGCGGTTCTAAGTATGTGCCCCCAAAATTTCGTAGAAGTGGGCTGACAGAGCCAGTGGCACCTCCACCAGCACAATCTGATAAGTGGGGCGGTGCGAAGCAGGATGACCGTGGGGCCCAACCAAGTGGTGACAAATGGAGACCTTCTTTTGGAAGCGGAAGTGGTGCCAGCACTGGTACAAAGAGTTGGTCTTCATCCAAGTATTCTCGGTGA